GATAATCTTGCTATTAGGTGCCAAAGTGGTTGCACTATGCACTCTAGATCGCATAGTTTGGATCTCGTCCTGCACTCCATGGATCTCGGAGCTAGAAGCAAACCCTGGAGATATACTCTCTTGGAGGATGGCTCCACCCACTGGGGAGGAAATCAAACAAGGCCAGGCAAAGTAGTAGCGCCTTCAACTCCAATCGGAATGAGATTCTCGTCAGTCAACGGTACTGTAACCTGGGGAGCAGTTTGGGGTGGAACCACAGTCCTGGGTGCTGGTGCCATTGTTGTTTGAGCTGGTGTTTGCTGCAAAGTGAATGGTGGAATAATTCCACTGTAGTCCAAGGCGCGCCGCCGTGGGGTTTTCTCAAAAGAAAGTAGATCGACCCGATCGGCGTAAGCACTGTGAGATGTTGACAGATCGGTCACCCAACTGGAGATTGCCTCTAAACGAGAGGTGACGTGTCTTCCCAACCTATCGAAGCGTACGACCAAGGCGGCAGTCGCTGTTTGCTGACGATCCAATTTTTCCGCTAAATCCTGCAAGAGTATTTGGATCAACTCCAAACTTACCTGGTTTGAAGATTTGTGGGCCATGGTGATGAAGAAACGAGAAAAGCGTTGGAACTGTCGAGAGTTAGGTGATAGACCCCCTctttctagcgccaaatgtgagatCGGAGAGAATACTTCTCTTGTCAGAGTGATTTAGGGGTGGCGGAGTCAATCACCGTTCAAGTTCCAAGCTGAAGAGTTTAGTTATTTAGTTCGCTCTTAGAtatgtaatagaaaaaaatagtaaacaaaccttattattaaccaaaaataatctGTCCATAAAtataatctctctctttctacttaTACTATTGTGAGCCTTTAATGTGAATACATTTACTCCGACAATCTCGCGTGGAGTTTATGGCTGACAGCTAAGAAATCTTGATTACTTTTCCGAGCTCTGAGGTGATTGATGCGCTCTTCACTAGTTCGGCATGGTTCCGGCTCACTTCCCCTAGGTGGGCCTTCTTGCCTTTATGGACCGGCTGCCTTCTAATTCCAACCTGAGCCGTTCGTATCATGAACAATTGTTTAGACGAGGTGATTCACTGTGGTGCAACCAATTGTCTAAAATTTGTAGCTTGTGTGGGACGTTAGACACACACACTTTTCCtttgttaattaaataatatctaccattttttaaaattcgaGTCATAACATAAGGAGAAAAATAGACtttaattaactttatgtattactagataagttttataaataacattatttataagttttatttttgctataatatactgatttatatttctttacaaatcttttatatattttactattaaaagcGTATTATACgtctttttactttcacttttgcatagtttttttagttACTAAAAATTTTTcgttcaaaaaatatttctaataaaaaatatattacatagtatactaatcaaagATGTaacatcacaataatgtatgcccaactatggagagaacctcggcttcgtcctcctcccttatggagagaaccttgcatccaaccttctccaccacggagagaaccttggctccaccttcctcccttggggagataaccttgcgtccaacctcctccaccttcctctcttgggaagataaccttgcatccaacctcctccaccatagagaaaacctcggctctgccgCTCATGtgtagagagaacatgttcacgtcttttagctatttTAAAATGGCTTGCTcaaacaaccaatgaaactaaagaccctttTCTAACGTCATAAAATCTTTttatagtaactaatgttaaattttccaatgtatttgtgaaagtgtctttgacacacaaTGATGTAGCCTTTGTCTCTGGAACTCCCCGACTGCCACCTTTCTTAGTGagccccatgtccactcccagtccatgggcccacgtCTACTTCTGGTCCacccatatccgacggccggtttatTACGTCCAGGAGACTTTAAATACGTACTCCAAtaaatcaccatatgatcttttcctatgttttgtcctcactcgaacagttccgacaatcatttcccgaaaggtcacccatcctgaaactactccagctcaagcacgctcaactctggagttctcttaAGACCattgatcgaaaagataagtgcattttggtaacataagtggccaaatcaattcttttaaacctatcCACAAACCAGGGTATCACAGTCTCTGAACTCCTATGGAtccatcaacaacaatttatgttcttccaatctatctatccatcaacaacaaccataatttgtgtttgattagcctattttatctaaccattaggTTAATGAGCTTCTACTCTTTATAtacctttgggattgaatgaatggtaacaattatggtTGCACAAAaatgggattgaatgaatggtaacaattaatcttacatattacaaactgaaaaagtagaaagtagtagaaagtaggagaaagtagaagaaaattttggtttaaaaaataagaaaaatttacctttccattaaaaaagttttaccaatagaacaaagtttaaagcgatactttttaaataaaatatttttttagatgaaaagtatgagacaatctatgtttatatagaagtgattatttacaaatttaaaattaataattaactatatattttccttaatcccatttctattttttgtagaattaataacttaaaattaaaaataagtaaataaatttataatttcaaaatttttgatatatatatatatatatatatatataacctccttaaaattattttttaaaaaacacttttaatttttgtaacttttttgataattatctttttacattattattattggttgtaATCACAAAtccctcctattaaatattaacttttacacatgtcaaaatctcagattgatataaacttgacacatgtcaaaatcttgttaatggctaacttttaaaacccaactttatataataagatatagtgattataaaaaaataatgagagaatattacttttgaattttaacaaaatattttaactatCTATTATTCACATATTATTAATAGTGAAACATTGTATAATTATATCATAAATGTTATAATCAatgttaaaatcttttaattgtgtttggttatagcTAGCGATAGTGGtgaattaattgtataatcaatgttaatatatttttttgtaaaaaaaatcaatgtttttttcttgaaaaagatCAGTGTTAATATCTTTCaaactattgtttttttctttaaaatgtacttcaaaaataataatatccatTGATACAAATAATAGCATTTCTCATTTCTAAATTATACTTCggtcataagaaaaaaaaataatttttattaaaactaatGATTTTGTCTTCTTAGATTGGTTACcgtcatatataatttatatcttAAAGAGGTTAATTGAGATGGATAAGGGCATATTTTCTGGAAATAAGATTTATGGTTATAAactgtaatttaaaaaaaaaaaaaaaaaatcaaagaaagaccaaacatcagcagcagcagacTTGATTAAcctttaaaggttttttttttaattgcccCTTAAACAGAGACCTTTACTACAtgcgaattaaaaaaaaaagttcaaaatcaaAGAGCTACTTAAGGCTAAAATAAAGTCAGccattattataattaaaaacataaaattgaaagaagaaaTTAGCCGCACGCTGAGCTCAACCACCTACATCTTTGCACAATCCGTTGGCATAAATGAGACCTTCTTAGAAACAGTGTCGTAACCAACAAGAAAGTTCATCTGCGACAAGTTCCCGTATATGGATAAGCTCGGGCTCGCACGGAAGGCAAAGCAAACCAAATCCTGCGAGATTTGTACAAATATATTGGAGGAGTCTAGCTTCACATCTGCTCCATCAAAATGCATAGTAATGACTGGCACTTTCAGATCAGAGGTTGCGCTGTAACACAGACTTAAACCTCCCTGTGGATCCTTCTGCCTCTCAGCATCGATTGAGGACGCAACCGCATCCTCGAGCTCCTTGTAAAATTCGGTGGGTAACAACGTCATAGTTGTGCCGGAATCGATAATGATGTTTCCCTCGCCGCGTCCAGAGTCTGAGCCTTGGAATGGAAGTTTCTTGCTTCCCACGCTAATGGCTTCTAGGGTTAGGTAATAGAAGGTCTCTGGAGACTTGGTGATCAAAGGAGTTGAAACAACTCCGGTTCCCGAGACGTCGGCATTGGTTCCGAAGTTGATCTTGCTCGTTTTATCAGTTTCAGAAGAGAAAGGGACCAAGCAGTATGAGAATTTACCGTTGATCGAGTCACCGAGTTGAGTAACGAGCGAAACCGCACCACCACCAAGTCCGATGATTCCAGAGCCCTTTTCGTTAAACGTTCCAGCGTTGTTGTGACCACAGCCGATGATTACATTCTTAAGCTGCACGGGGCGGTTATCGGTGGAGCCTAACGTTAAGGTGTCTGCGGCAACGTTACCCTTTGTGTATGAATGATCCCCGTAAGACATGGAGTAAGAGCAAGTGCTGCCATCTGTGGAACAGGAGGCTTGATTTTCAAGAGCACTACATTGGCTTGAGGAGCAAGCAACGTCTTTGTATGTGGACGACGCTGTAGGGTCAAAGAGAGGATCGTCTTGAGTGTAACAATCATCACAAGGTTTGCACTGCGTCCAGAGGAGATCACTTCCGGTGTCAGCGATGGCCATGATCGGAAAAGGAGGTGTCCCAAGGGATACATTCATGAGATATTCACCGCCATTTGAGGTGATCTCAGTTTGTGGTGAGTTAAGTGATACATCCTCAGTGAAATGAAAAACGCGGTTAACAGATCGGTGGATAGCGTTTCTCAACCGCTGGGAAGGGGTTTCCGCTGGGTTATAGAAAGGCGATTTAGGAGAATCGCGGTGGATCAGATCGGCCGTGAAGCCTAGTTTTGGTTTGGCGTTAGCGTTTGAGAGAAAAGGTGAGCAGAGTAAACAAAGAGACAAGAGAACTGAAGAGAATAGGGAGGCCATTTTCTTGATTGGTAGTTTCAGTGAATGGTGAGGTTTTTACTTTTGACAAAATAATGAGTTGATATTTATAAGGTTAATGAGATGGTGGTAATTGAATAGTAATAAATATGAGATTCTTACGTTTTGAgtatgttatctttttttttttaccaaaaaaaaaaaagagagtacgttatcttttttttttttttttttttgacaattttgggTATGTTATCTTCAAATTGATTTATCATTTGTGTTTAGAGAATCTGACAgataatcaacaacaaaaaactgaaGAGTTTCtacatttaatttattgaatatatattttcttcttcttcgaatccAGATTCTTCATTAAAGCATTCAGCGAAAGTAATTGAAACTTTTAATATTATGATATTTCATGATCTTCTAATTTTCATGAATCATTCAGCTCGATATATATACAacgtatgattttgattttatgaaattttgatgCGTGTAAGTATAGATATCCATTTACTAGATGATAAAACGCGTTACCTTCAAAAGACAATTAACTTAGACAGATTTATGTTtattattctaaattttaaaaatggataaaaattctaatttttttaaatggatataaatttaaaattttaagaaaaatgaagcTAAATCAGcatttgtatataatttaaatatcagTATACATTATGAGAATACTTatgcaatataaaaatatatcttgttatatttttattaacacGATTTTCATAATAGCACGTATTGTATTCGATGACAGTTTATTTTGTGGGTTTATTACAATTATTACATGATATTGTTACACGATAACACTTAATCTTTCTCTAATGGTTCGTGATTTGAAACATCCCACCAAATTTGCATgatcaataaataatatattttcatcataTCTCGCATAAAATAATTTCCCTTAAATATTTACAGAATTACGATCCTAATCATAAAGATGTCTAACATGCAAACCCGTTCGTGTTACAGAAAATGCATGTTCATCATAGGAAtgtcatatatttaaaatttgtctGTAATCTTTACTCTTTAGTATTGCTAAGAGAGTTGCGCCGTGGAATCTCAACTAGACAAAAAACAGCTAACTAAATAACTGACCGAACcgaactgaataacattctaacgGTATCCAAATcgaagtttataaaataattgaatggTTAGTAAATTTGTCTATCCAAACTAACCAAAACGAAACCGATAATATTCAAAACCTAGAAGATACCCAAAAATAATAGATCTAATACATTTTTTGTGTAAACATATCTAATACCTAAAACTGTaattataaacacaaaaatattaattatcttttagattcaaaaagacaaagaaaatacTTTAAATAGTCAACATATCCAAATGTTGTTAGATATATTTCTCAAATTGAATTATTCTTTTGCAAAATAGAAtcacattttaatatatatatatatatatatatatatatatttgtatattttaggttaaaaatttggttaattttttatatttgggATAAAACCCCGAACCACActaaatttgataatattttggttagttacggttatatattcaaatatccaaaccaaaccaatcctAACCAAAATTATTAGGATAACCAAATGGTTATTATATTACCAGATCCGAATTAACCGAAATCGAACAGTTAACTGAATGCTAAGGCCTAGTGGAATCAATGTTGATGAGAGCTGTTCATCATAACCGCATATGCTGCAGGTAGTTGAATATCATCATGATAAGATTAGATCAAATATCTTTAATGATGATGTAAGAATGTTAgaatttaaaattcatgattgaataataaatgagttttttatttaaacacatATCAATTCAAATGTTTGATTCAGTGCACCCccttaattttctttaaattcatGTAAGTCCATCTCTGAAGGACTCTTCCCTTTATGTGAATATCATGTAAATcctcaaaaaatttcatttaagaaaagttttaaaccctttagttaaaaaaaaaaaaatattgtaggtACATCACATGTAATAGGGACATAGGGTTTAAGTATGTCTAGTGTGTACATAATATATCTTGATGCCTTGTAAATACTATAATTTGTTAAGGATATTTTACTCATTTCATAACTCACTTGCAAAATGGGGAAATCACTCTTCTGTTtatcaaatctaaaaataaaaacta
The sequence above is a segment of the Camelina sativa cultivar DH55 chromosome 10, Cs, whole genome shotgun sequence genome. Coding sequences within it:
- the LOC104719219 gene encoding aspartic proteinase CDR1-like, with product MASLFSSVLLSLCLLCSPFLSNANAKPKLGFTADLIHRDSPKSPFYNPAETPSQRLRNAIHRSVNRVFHFTEDVSLNSPQTEITSNGGEYLMNVSLGTPPFPIMAIADTGSDLLWTQCKPCDDCYTQDDPLFDPTASSTYKDVACSSSQCSALENQASCSTDGSTCSYSMSYGDHSYTKGNVAADTLTLGSTDNRPVQLKNVIIGCGHNNAGTFNEKGSGIIGLGGGAVSLVTQLGDSINGKFSYCLVPFSSETDKTSKINFGTNADVSGTGVVSTPLITKSPETFYYLTLEAISVGSKKLPFQGSDSGRGEGNIIIDSGTTMTLLPTEFYKELEDAVASSIDAERQKDPQGGLSLCYSATSDLKVPVITMHFDGADVKLDSSNIFVQISQDLVCFAFRASPSLSIYGNLSQMNFLVGYDTVSKKVSFMPTDCAKM